The Syntrophorhabdaceae bacterium sequence ACGCCTCACGGGTTTTGCTGTGTCGTTACGGTATCATCATTCCCCTGCCGGGTATAACGATGCGGGCGATTGTCCCGGTCAGGTAAAAGACGATGATGCTCACGATAATGATAACAATAATATACCCAACGGTTTTCTCTTTCGGGGTCTCCATGAGGACAGGAAGACCAAGGTAGAAGAGGTAGAGAGAATACAGCGAGGCGATCATAACAATGGGTGAAAGGGCGGGAATGATAAAGAGGACGCTCGCAACCCAGTTCGGGGTGTTTGCATAGACGGCAACCTTCATGGCATTGACCATGTTCTTTCGGGAACCAAAATTTGGTGCCAGTATATCGATGATGAATGCCACAAGATAAAGGCCGGCAAGGGATAGTATGTAATGGAAGACAGCATAACTGATACCGCTCATAAACGGTATCCTGTAGCTGAAACCCATGAAGGACATGCCGACGATAGACCATCCGATGAAGGTGGCAACAGGTGGAATGATCGCGAGGATAGCTGCATACGATATATACAGGTCTTTGATCGTTGTTTCCTCTCCCTTGATCTGTTCCCATGCATCTTTTGGTTTAAAAATGATCTCCTTGACCCTTCCGACTAAGTCCATGTGAACCCTCCTTGTAAATTACCGGGGCTTGCAGTCTGTCCCGGTTTGACGAAATCGCCCCTTACGGCAGCTATCAGCTAACAGCCATCAGCAAAAAGCAGGCTAAGGTTAAGTAAATTCTTGTTCTCCTCAACCTCAACCTTAGCCTGATTCTTCTTGCAATGTACCCGCGCCCTACCTCTTTTTGAAGAACTCCTCCAGTCTCTGTTTGAACAGCTCTTTACCGCCCAGTTGCGACACATAGAACCTTTCTTTGTCGAGATGTATGTCCAGTCCGTGAAAAAGCGAGTGGTTTACGAGGTCTTTAAAACAGCCTATTGTCTCCATCGGAAGGGCTTTCAGGCCCTTGATCATCTCCGCGAGCTTTGCCTCCAGTTCTTCTTCTTCACAGACGACGTTGACAAGTCCGAGCTCTTTTGCCTCTGCCATAGCAATATTCCGCGAAAAGAGATAGAGTTCGTTGAACCTTTTCGCCCCTACAAGCCTGGAGAGGAATATGCTGCCGCCTCCGTCAGGTGTAAGCCCGATCCGTCTGTAGCCCATGTTCATTATCGTATTCCTGGTTGCAATGGAAAGGTCACATGCCAGTGTGAGGCCGACACCTGCCCCGACAGCTACCCCTTCTATGACCGCGATGACGATGGCATTGATATTTCTGATGAGCCTGATGCTTTCATGAAGTATACCGGCCTCGGCGTCGATCAAGGCCTCGGTGTCCGGGGCCTCTTTGAAGGCAATAATATCGCCGCCGGAGCAGAATGCCTTCCCGGACCCGCGTATCACAACGAGCGGCGCCTTCTGACCATCGGCATTCTTTAATGCCCCATAGAGACCATGGAGCAGGTCATAGTCCATGGCGTTCTTCTTTTCCGGTCTGTTGAGGGTGATCGTGTAGATATCATCCTTGTATGTTTCTAATACAACCTCCATCCGTAACCTCCTGTTTAAAATAAGCTTTCAGCTGTCAGCAATCAGCAAAAAAATCAGGTCAAGGTTGAGGCTGAGGCTAAGTTTAAAAAATCCTGTTTCTCCTCAACCTTAACCTCAACCTTAACCTGATTCTTCTCGCAGTCTGCAGAAAGCTTTTTTCGCTTCTT is a genomic window containing:
- a CDS encoding Yip1 family protein — protein: MDLVGRVKEIIFKPKDAWEQIKGEETTIKDLYISYAAILAIIPPVATFIGWSIVGMSFMGFSYRIPFMSGISYAVFHYILSLAGLYLVAFIIDILAPNFGSRKNMVNAMKVAVYANTPNWVASVLFIIPALSPIVMIASLYSLYLFYLGLPVLMETPKEKTVGYIIVIIIVSIIVFYLTGTIARIVIPGRGMMIP
- a CDS encoding enoyl-CoA hydratase/isomerase family protein, with translation MEVVLETYKDDIYTITLNRPEKKNAMDYDLLHGLYGALKNADGQKAPLVVIRGSGKAFCSGGDIIAFKEAPDTEALIDAEAGILHESIRLIRNINAIVIAVIEGVAVGAGVGLTLACDLSIATRNTIMNMGYRRIGLTPDGGGSIFLSRLVGAKRFNELYLFSRNIAMAEAKELGLVNVVCEEEELEAKLAEMIKGLKALPMETIGCFKDLVNHSLFHGLDIHLDKERFYVSQLGGKELFKQRLEEFFKKR